From Quercus robur chromosome 8, dhQueRobu3.1, whole genome shotgun sequence:
TCTTGGCTAAACAAGGGTGGAGGCTTCAAAATCACCCATCCTCGCTCTTTTCAAGAGTTTTTAAAGCAAAATATTTCCCCACCGATGATTTTGTACATGCTACCATAGGTAAACACCCATCCTTTGCTTGGCACAATATAATGGCAAGCCAAAAGATTGTGGAGAAAGGTTTGGTCTGGAGGGTAGGCAACAGTGAGAACATCCAGATATGGAGGGATAGGTGGATCCCAAACCCATCCACATACAAGATCTCTTCCCCTCCCCACCTGGTGAATGGGACTCGAACCTGATTAAGCAagtcttcccccccccccccccccccccacgaAGCTGCGATCATCATGAGCATTCCCTTAAGCCTAAGTCTGCCTCCAGATAAGAGAACATGGAGTGGCACAAGCAATGGCAAGTTCACGGTTAGTAGTGCCTACAAACTAATCTTGGAGGTCAATGAAAAAGATGTTTTGGGGGAGACTTCTGACCAAGCAGCGATGAAGCTACTGTGGAAAACAATATGGGGCATGAAGACTCTAAACAAAGTTCAAAACTTCATTTGGAGGGCTTGCAAAGATATTTTGGCCACCAAGACGAACTTGAGGAAGCGCCACATCACAAGCAATGACCTGTGCACAAGTTGTAACAAGGCAGCAGAGACTAGTGGACGCATGTTTTGGTTCTGCGGAAAGGCGAAGGAAGTTTGGAATAGTAGCAAAATGGTCTTCCCTTTCATGATAGCTCGAAACTGGGAATTCATTGATATTGTTTGGAATGTCATAAAGCATACCCCAAAAGACTTTGGAATGCTAGAAAAGACTACAATGATATGCTGGGAAATTTGGAAAAATAGAAATGTTATAAGCCTCGAAGGGGCAGGCAATCAGGGGTACATGGTCCTGAAGAAGGCTCTCAATCAAGTGGAGGATAATTGGGCTACTCATGAGAAGGTCTTACCACAAAGAGATAAGGAAGAAATTTGTTGGTCTGCGCCGAGGGAAGGGAGATACAAAGCTAATGTTGATGGTGCTACCTTTACCGAAACACAAGCATCAGGCATGGGCCTGGTAATTCGCAACAATCGGGGACAGGTAATGGTGGCCATGAGCAGGAAAATCCCTGCTCCACTGTCGACACTAAGTGTGGAGACAAAAGCAATGGAATTTGCTGTGGAGTGGATGCTGGAGATGGGGTTTCGAGAGGTCACCTTTGAAACTGACTCCCTAAGTTTACATAATGCTCTGAAAAGGGTGTCAATGTCAGATGCCTTGGTGGAGACTAAAATGGAAAGCATCCTACATCAAGCCTAGaattatagattttttgatGTCTCTCATGTAAAAAGGCAGGGTAACAAACCCGCCCGTATCTTAGCCCaatatgctaaaaaaattgggaacttagttgtttggttggaggaaacTCCTAGCCTTATTGAGCACGCATGCGCTCAGGATGtagtttcatttttctcaagttGAATAGAAGTTTCAAAGTTTCcgaataataattaaaaaaaaaaaaaaaaaaaaaaaaaaaaaaaaaaaagaagaagaagaagaaggctcATTGCTTGTTTTGACTTATAAAAACCTATGTTCTTCTTTTCACATATAATCTCAAGTAAAACTAcaccaaaactaaaaacatcGGATTTGATTGAGAAGATTCCATCTAATGCATACTCCAAAGACATATAGCCACTACATCTATAGCCACTACATCGCAACAGTTgtataaattatgatattagcAGGACACTTTGTGCATATTATCTAAACAAAGTTATTAGAATGAAGATTTGCCATAATACACAAACAATCAGCTACAACAATCATATTGTGTATAGGAAACATACTAAGTTCCAGctatttttgttgtatttgcCTCCGTTTGTTTGCCACCAACAATCCTCGCCAATCCAAAGTCAGATATTTTAGGGTTTATTTCATGGTCTAGAAGAACATTACTGGTTTTCAAATCTCAATGAGTGATCCTTAATCTAGAGTCTTGGTGAAGATAAAGAAGCCCTCGAGCAATTCCCAAAATGATGTTGAAACGCATCTCCTAGTCCAAAAATATGCTTTACTTTTGATCTTGTGTTTTTCCATAATTTCAGTTtgcatttgaaaaaataaatttagcaacaaaaataagatataAAATCAACATAATATGGATAGTAGATAAAGGAAATAGGTTTAGAAGCGAACCAAATATGAAGAAGTCTAAACTTTTGTTAGCCATGTActcttaaattaaaattttttcattccCTTATATGCAATATCCATAGAGTCTGGCGAGGTTCCGATGCTGAAGTTTTGCAATCAATACCACCTCATTCTTAAATTCTAGTAGACCTTGACCTGAGACACTTGAAAGTCTCTTTACAGCAATTTCTTGACCACTTGGAAGCTTACCCTGGGACCAAAATTCCCAATACACGAAATTAACATTGACCAAAAACTAGCTGACATCTGTACATTAATGACCACTAAATGTTGCTGAGATTACCTTGTAAACAAGCCCATAGCCTCCTTGTCCAAGCTTGTTTTCATCTGAGAAGTTATTAGTAGCAATTCGTATGCTTTCCAAATCATAAAAAGGTACATCTATTCctttctcatcttcttcttggAACTCACCTGAATCTATCAAGTCTTGGACATAGCTTTCACTATATAACATGCGTTGTACTCGATTTCTTTGGTCAATTTGTCTATTTTCTAAATTCAGAAGACACTAATCTATCTTAGTTCACATGTTAATTACATGGAAGAACTTGTAACAGgtttttttatgattcaatctaacccaaaataaaatatgtaaaaataaaaataaagaatcaaAGTGCATAGTATGCATTTTGCAAAGTGCTTACCTTGTCTCTTGGTCATCTTTCTTAACCATATGTAGATAAAAGTCATGGCACAGAGAACAATCACACTAGTTATTCCAGCAATCAGAAGCAATATCATTCCTTTTTCTGATGGTGAAGAAACTACAACAAAGAGAGATGACTAGTCATACTAAATCTCTCGGGTTCAAGCTGAGAAggaattggaaaagaaaatgagaggaaTTGGAATTGGGGAAAGCTGAGGTTCAAGCTTTTAGCCTTTTAGGTTTGAAAGTCTAAGCTGAGAGAGggaattggaaaagaaaaaaaaaaaaaaagagggaaaaggattTCCgggaattggaaaaaaaaaaaaaaaaaaaaaaaaaaaaaaaaaaaaaaaaaagagaggaaggatTCCGTTGCCGGGATTTGAACCCGGGTCTCTCGGGTGAGAGCCGAGTATCCTAACCAACTAGACTACAACGgatttttgttctctttagTGCTGGAAAACTAGTTTCTACTTGACAAAGAAGAGTTATTCCCCACTTTCATCTATATCTCAATGATATGCTAAAATgatcataataataattaagactttttttttcctttttttttcaaattaaatggAGAAAATCTACTGCCTAGTAGAGATTTAgtatttcatcaatttaaaagTGAATATATTGTCACATCATTTAAAACTACAACAGGGTATAGAATTTGAATAGAAATCTCTCACATGATGTTTAGTTTCATTAGTGATATAATTAAACGATAATTAGTGGAAGTTAAAGGATGTATGTTttcatcaatttgtaaaataaaaatggttatTGTTGTACAAAATACAGACTAACAATATATGACTCGGTAATGATCACATTGACATTGCTGTAGacgattttgcaaatttttggAAAGACCTGCCAACTTTGGAGGTAAAATTAGAATTGTTACAcgtaagtaaaagaaaaaaccctgTCAATTAGTCCTTAGCTAAATACACAAGGTCCTAACATTGTGCTAAATCACTAAAGCAACTATTATCACAGTTTGtaaaggaagaaaatataaaGCTGGGGCAACATTAACTAAATCATTATTTGtaataaagtaattttaatttgcAATATGCACATGATATAGAATCCTGACCTTGTGTACAACTTAACTTTGTGCCATCCCATCGAAAGCTTATAGTGCAAAGGCAACTCCTCTTCCCATCACTTGCTGATTTACAAGTTGAATGTGGCCAATCCTCGCAATCTGCAGATAAATTGCAGATTGACTCCAGTGATGGCTCCCAAACAATCTTAACATCATCTGTAACTCTAGACGAAACATTGGAACTAGAGTTTCTTGGAGTAGTTAGATTAAATGGCAATGACTGGTTTAGCCGCAGACTATCTACATCCTTGACTTGGATAAAAAACTTTGATGTATTTTGATCGATACTAGTGACTTGATATGTCCCACTGAGGGCCTTGAAGCTAACCTGGCCAGAGGTAGTGTCGCAATTGAAACTGAAGTACATAGGATCACCACAATTTGAGCTAGTGCTAAGTGGATAAGGGATCATGATTGTCCCACAAGGCTCACAATTTTGTACAGTTGTTTCTGCAGAAATATCAAGTTTCAAATAGTgaataaacacaaacaaatggGACTTGGCCTTATATACATATAATTAATGAACTTGCCTAAGAATTGCAAATCCATCTGTCCACAAACTGACAGCCCATCATCCCATGGGCCATGGTTGAGAGTTTATCATATACAGACAAggttaacattttatttttgttctgtaaagataatttatattttcaattatcGGCTCATCTTAACAAAATTTTGGCTATCATATAGAACCATGTTTCTTGTCAAGTTCATTATAAATAAAGTTACTAAGTTGATAgtactattattttttgtgcCCAGTATCTTAAGAGAGTGGCTGTTTCTTTAACATTTTGAGTAGACTTGGGCTTGGAGTATAATTAAACAGCTGGCAGGGTTTCTAAACTTTCTACTTCATATTGAAGACGATTTCTGAATTTCCAGGAGTACCTATATTCGAAATTCAAGCAAATTTATGTAAAATCGACCAGTTAGTGCAGTACCTATATCCGAAATTGCTACACGGATGGAGAGGTTATAACCTTAAACATACTCCTCTTGAAGATTAGCTAACTCCTGCCTCCAAATCCAGCATGGCATTCTGGAGCGTTGATTATATGAATAAGACTTGCAGCCGCAGTTTTTAAGGCACAACTCTTTGCATTCTGTTTTGCTTTTGACCCGAGTCTTTTGTTCCGGTTTATCCCCTATCACAATCATCTTTAATTTCAAGAAGGTGTCGCCACAGGACATCGAATTTCTTGTGCACCCATCTGAAAAATCTCCAGAATACCACTTCTGAGCGACATGGGGCATGAAACTTGGCAAACATTTGCATGCCAATTTATTATTGTATAAACTACAGCTACCAAATTTTCAACAAACATTATACACACTACAATTGTCTCTCGGCATAGCAAAGTACAAGGACCCTGTCCCGTTTGTGCTCTGTTCCCAATACTCTTATCTTCccactaagggtctgtttgtaTTCAGCTTCTGCGTTTGGAGCTacgttttgttcctttttttttttttttttttttttggttttcatgcgttttggttttcacgcgttttgcggttactgttcaatgaacagtaaccgcaaatattgaatttttgcagtgaacagtgcatatatgcactgttcacggacctacaaatttcattttttatcaattttttcattaaaaatgggtcccacagcactattcacacatttaaaaattattttgctacagtgttttcagttttcagttttcagtttcagcaaaataagttctatccaaacacacactaaaatTAATCACCAACCTTgcattcttaaaattataataagttTGACCTTCTGTTGTTGAGACGATAGTGTAAAAACTACCCCGGGCTTTTCCAATAAATCGTCCCCTCTTTGTTGACGATAATTGCGTTCTGACTTCCGGCTGTATCTAGCATAAATGTGAAGCTCCCGCTTCCAGGGTCATCACGGTCTCTCCAAGAAGTCAAATTCATGTCTCCACGCAACAACATGCCTGGAAGAAACGTAtcagttggattttcaaagcTCTCCCACAGACTTATCACATTACCGTATTCGTTGTTGGGTGCATGTGACACCCTTGGATTCCAGCCCACGTGCATTGTCAAAGCTCATTTATGAGCTTGCTATCAAAAGTCTTCAAGTTGGGCATGCCTCTTAATGAGCTTGCTTCCTCAAGCTTCCAAAGTCAGCTTTTGGTTTAATGCAAAGCTGAGCAAGTGTGTCTAACACgctgaaggaagaaagaaaagaaagaagcaaataaCAAAGGTCATTCGGCCTTAAGTGGAGAGCTGAAACAGAGAGTCCTTTTTTAGGTTATTGTGTGTGAGTTCCAGAGTGAGCAAGAAACACGAAAGGAGAGAGTTTCAGTCATTTGAGGTGCAGTCCGTgtgaagagatagagagaaacacaatgagagtgtgagagagtaaaaaagaaaaaatgagacatttttctttgctcaatGTTAATGTGTATAGTGTTGTAggctttaggcccaactagattacttgtgtagcacacattcttgtactacactcttacttgtATTGTATTCATATGcttcctatataaaggcactcatatatattttttcattttgagaaatacaatattattgcatttagtatttctaacatggtatcaaagtcaCTGTTCTGACCTTTTCTTAGtagttttgtctttattagTGTGACTTCAGTCTCAACATCGCTTCCGCCATCATAGCAGCCACCATAGCCTTTCACCGTTGAACCTCTGACGTCTTCCAGCCATCGTCCTTGGGTTTCGGACCTACAGCTGCTATCGTTAAGGAGTTTTACACTACACAGACCACTGCCCTTTGCATCACTACTGCAAATATTGCTCCGATTACGTTTCTAAAGGTGCCACTAAGATCGTCTTGCGCCACTATACACACTCATGGAAACCTTGACACCATCGGAGACTGCATGCGCACCCACGCGCCGATCAAAGGTTCTGTTCTGTAGCTCAATCGCCCACGCACCTCCCACGTGCCACTGCACATCTAGGTTTTGCTCACGTGCTCACACGCGCCGCATCTTCAGGTCACGCGCCCACACGCACCTCAACCTCCCGCTGACATCATtgctgaaagttcaaaaacgtgtataaacacctttgaacgtttagacccccaaattacaacttaatcaattcaagcaatatgtcaaacaactagtgtgctgAAACTTAACATacgctataatatgaaattggtgaAAACTATCTATGCcgaaacaaaacacaatccacagcagataataaaaaggcaaagatagagagaaaggaagatgcaaacacaaagacaacacacgatgtgttatcgaagaggaaaccgaagccctcggcgtaaaacctctctgccgccctccaagcggtaaacaatctactagaaaatacagttgggatacatggacagcaatagaccctccaagcctaatctacccagtgcacctaagccctccaagcttcatgctccaacgaggttgcgccgaacctttttcttttctagcttcccggattccgctactagaccgtagcatcaaccaatgaagattggttccttcctaactgcttcccagaaatccaaacagctctctcatagtaatgataatggtgagaatcaggtttggtataatacctctcaaggatttgacaatggagaggaagagagttgaggaatttgaagagactctaatgtatagattgtgggtgaatcaatcttgtttttctttagggtttctctctcaaaattctctctggaagctctcttacaatcgtgggtaaaagggatatttatactggagtggtagaggaatgtgaaacgtcaggttttacaaaacaggggtggctcgcggcttgacctcgcggcttgactaagtcgcgagatccagtcacgagataactgtatggccagttgtcctgtagttctccagcttgcatgactgttcaccttctagcatgcttggcacgtgtgccgcgtctggtggcttgcagccgcgagtcacccgcgagaccaagccgcgagtctctgttttcttgcacactcttgagcaatctttactctatctcactcactacccttacatcaaactcacctaaatacagggttactaattgctgaattacaagcaaatttggcacggaataaagccaattagatggttgaataaattcaaccttacaattgcTAATGTCATCCACGTTAGCCCTAGTTGTGCTGTTGATGACGTCACTTGCTTGCGTTAGCCGCTGACGTCATCATTTGGATTCTGGTggtttgaccgttgactttctCAGGGTTGACCATTGACTTTTTTCCTAAGGTTGACTTTTTTGCAATCTAGGTGCTCCTTACCCAATTTTTCATGTAGATTTCAGTTTTGCAGTccattttttcatatttatcttctaaatgaagaataagggcaagtcttcttccttttgcaacaatcgtcgccaacaatccaacaaacgtctttgcaatttttgcaaacgttttggccataatattgagacttgctatcaacaCAACAAATAAACTATTTCTATTTTTGCTACTACAGTTGCTAccactgagagtgtccaacccATGGCTCCCATCTCTGCACAGTCTCAGTCTTCTagatccactttcaccatttccagagATAACCTTGTAAACATCATTGCTAATGTCATTcatatggttggtaatgcatcttattcctcttctctctcagctttatctggtatttctcctacctcttggcttatggattttgcttgttgcaatcacatgacatctcactcgtccttattctCTGACCTTAGACCTGCACtgcaccctcttaatattcgcacagcaaatgattccacaatgtctggtcataatataggtttcGTTTCAACCTCTAACCTCTCGGTTCCTGGGGTCTTTAATGTTCTTGATATTTCttactatttattttctatgagacaattagctgagttgggttatcgcattatctttgattattctgggtatATTATGCAGGATCCAAGGAAtggacaggagcttgggaccggtcccagagttgggcgtatgtttcccatGAACAACCTTtatcttccacttgttgctcctgtttctgttgctgcaaCTGCTGctgtttcttctgttccttccctttgactttggcatgctcgacttggtcatgcatcttcctCTCGGGTATAACAATTGGCTtttagaggtttgttaggttcagtgtctacagaaaattttgattatgtCTCAtatcagttaggaaaacaaccagttttgcctttcaatactagtgaatcaatatccactaatatctttgaccttattcattctgatatTTAGgggccttcctctgtctctagtattggtgggtctcaatattttgttatttttgtcaatgattactctcgctatagttggatttttaatatgaaacatagTTCTGAATTATTggaagtatattctaattttgcaaaaatggttgaaactcagttttccaaacgcatcaaaatttttcgatctgataatgctcttgaatatactaaatatgctttccaagctgttttaCATTCCTATGGCattgttcatcaactaacttatCCAGATACCTCttagcaaaatggtagagccgaacgaaAACTCCGTCATATTCTTAACACTATTCGTGCTCTCCTTCTCTCtaccaaagttcctgctccttttttGGGGCGAAactgctcttcatgctgttcatactattaatcgcattccaagtcctgttatccaaaatcaaactccatatgagtaCCTTTTTAGGT
This genomic window contains:
- the LOC126696255 gene encoding G-type lectin S-receptor-like serine/threonine-protein kinase At4g03230, with translation MHVGWNPRVSHAPNNEYGNVISLWESFENPTDTFLPGMLLRGDMNLTSWRDRDDPGSGSFTFMLDTAGKTTVQNCEPCGTIMIPYPLSTSSNCGDPMYFSFNCDTTSGQVSFKALSGTYQVTSIDQNTSKFFIQVKDVDSLRLNQSLPFNLTTPRNSSSNVSSRVTDDVKIVWEPSLESICNLSADCEDWPHSTCKSASDGKRSCLCTISFRWDGTKLSCTQVSSPSEKGMILLLIAGITSVIVLCAMTFIYIWLRKMTKRQENRQIDQRNRVQRMLYSESYVQDLIDSGEFQEEDEKGIDVPFYDLESIRIATNNFSDENKLGQGGYGLVYKGKLPSGQEIAVKRLSSVSGQGLLEFKNEVVLIAKLQHRNLARLYGYCI